In Procambarus clarkii isolate CNS0578487 chromosome 89, FALCON_Pclarkii_2.0, whole genome shotgun sequence, the DNA window atgaatggtccaacaaatggctactaacgttcaacccgagcaaatgtaaggtagtgaaactaggcggtggaaacaggacgccagtcacaggatacagaattgttatattataattataataagctTATAATATAACAAGTTATTTCAAGCTGGGGCTTATTGATCACAATTGACTATATAAACACAGGTTGATATATAATCAAATACCAGACGGATTAACCACCCTATAGTTATGAAGACAACCATACAATacttagtagtaggcatccaccagtctcaggagactatggagttgctctctggttgccggtctggagtggcctctccagggcgcacagGTAGGGTAGGTTGAaacggagaagctgttacccatgcagctgttacccaagcaatcAGAGCATGTAGAGAGCTCTGGTGACACCATATCTGTGTCAATACTTAACTGACACAGGTCACCAGATCTCTCTACTTGCTACTGACTGCTTGAGAGGACGTGAACTGCCTCACCAGACTAAAATAATTCCTATCAAACATATACAATCATACTAACATACTATTTCATACATTCTAATATGGATAACTAATAGTATAACATTCTTAAATGGTTTAACTATAGAGTTACTTGTATATAATGATTCAAGATGGCGTCAGAGACAGCCTGGTGCTGTCTGTTTCCCTCACTGTTAAAGTATTGTACACTAACACTTCCTGTCCACTTAATGCAAGCTCTCTTCCTCAGACAATGGAATATAATACTGTCATACATTCTAATACATCATACAACATAATACAACAGTCCACCACATGTATATGAGATACACTATGCAAATCACTCATATGCAAATACACTCCTACAGTCTGAGATGGGTGATAACAGATATGTTACTAACATTGTACCTGTGATATCTTCTAGATCGTAACACCTGATATCACCCCGGGGTGCATAGTAGCTGATATCGTCGGAGATCTTCAACGGAGTGTTCACCTTTATATCTCCTCTTAGTCTTATCATTCCAGGAGCGGGATATGTGTCTAAATCTCAGAATTCAATTCAATAATTTCTCTCTCAGGTCGTCCTGCTTTGTTGGGGATCCAGTCTCAATTGCGAGGGAGATCACGATGCTCATTTATTTCGGCAATAAAGCCCTCTGTTATCATATTGTAGTGTCGAAATATGATTCGATTGAGATTGGAAGGATTACCATGGGACTGATGGGGGATGGGGGACAGAGGAGGGATAGTGGGTGAAGATGTGAAGTGGGGGAAGGCTtgagggggagggtgtgggggatgTGTAGAtgggggtgatgtgtggtggatgtgtaggtggggagggggggtgatgccAGGCACTCCAGGTGCCACACTGGCATGTGTTGCTGGTCTTAGCCAACCTCATTCACTCCACCTTGCTGCAGGGGCGCCACTGATGACCACAGGGGCCGGGCACCTCACTCCACTACGGGCGGAGTTCCTTCCCCAACCCGGCTAATGGTCTGTACCATAACTACTCCATAATACCGCCAGCCGTTGTTCACAGACAGGTCTTATCGGCATATGGCTCCTGGTCTCCTCTTCAACCAGCGCGGCTCTGCCCCCAGATGCTCCGGTAGGAGATAATAAGCCATCCTCGTCGTCTGCACTAGTAATTTTGGGCGAATTATTTCCTCCGGAGGCTTATTCGCCTCCCAGGCTAGAGAGCCCTAGAGCGCACATCATCTCAGTTCCGCCACAGGGGAAGCTTTCTCGCGCCTTCAAGCATAGACGCGTGACGTCATGCAACGTCACGCCCAGGGCTCCACGCCATTGGTCAACTGGGCCAAGCCCCCGCTCTTGACCAATCAGAAGACGGCTGGCGCTGCTCCCACAATGCACCACAGCCCCGCCCCTTTGGGCGGCAAAGTGCTCCTCCTCCGCGACATTTTTCCTGGAGGAAAAGCTTGGAGCCTCGTCTCGTAACGAGCAAAAATCATAATTGCCGTCAACCGACTTCTCAGGCTTCTAATTAAATGTACAAAAATTACTTCACCATTCTTCGAGGTATATACAATCAGGGAGTTATGaccctacaacccgttctcgctcttgcttatagtcaatattggcttatttagtaagtgcatatgtgacatactaattgattgtaaatattttagtttacctcgaaaagcttcatagaaaataaATAGCTCCCTCATATAAGGTTGGACCCTTATATGCGGGAATAGAGTAAAACTGgactacacaccacaacacttggCAACACTTCTAGAATTTGAGAAAAAACCGTTGGGTTTATTAGACCGAACCTGTCATCAGAAGCCCACAGCAGACGGGTAtcttcagcggcatatgcaaagtCGGCCCACATAACTATCTTCAGCAATGTAACCTGGGAGTCGTTCAGGACTTTGTAAATAACATATGTCAGTCCCATTCTGGAATATGCAACGCCACTGTTGTGTTCGAATCCCGTAAGAAaggtcagaggtatgccaccagactagtcacaGAGCTGAGAGACAAGACTCGCAAGAAAATACTAAAAGACTTAGTATTATATTTTAGTAACATCTCGtcactggaaaggaaaagagataAAGACGGAACTTGATCACCACAAACTCATGTCTAGGGAAATAAACAAGGCAGACAAGGGCACGCTGTTTCCAACGTAATAACCAAATATATTGCCCTTAGACTGTGAGATATCGAGAGGTTGAGGAACTTATGCATTAGTTGACTGAGCGTTGAGAGACGGAACCAAGGAGCTGAGTCTTAGCCCTAACGAGTTCCATTAGGCGAGTACAGCAACCAATTCTCCGAGAGTGTGTATTGTGCTTGTAAACTGGCTGTAGTTATGCTGCTTTAAACACGCGCATTAAAGCATAATCGCGTCATTTATTGTTGGAGGAAAGATTAACAAGAAGGCAGAGTGTAAGTCTTTTTTCTCCATGCTTCTGTCCTCCATGCTTCTGTTCTCCATGCTTCTGTCCTCCATGCTTCTGTTCTCCATGCTTCTGTTCTCCATGTTTCTGTCCTCCATGCTTCTGTCCTCCATGCTTCTGTCCTCCATGTTTCTGTTCTCTATGCTTCTGTCCTCCATGTTTCTGTTCTCCATGCTCCTGTTCTCCATGCCTCTGTTCTCCATGCTTCTGTCTTCCATGCTCTTGTTCTCCATGCTTCTGTCCTCCATGCTTCTGTTCTCCATGCTTCTGTCCTCCATGTTTCTGTTCTCCATGTTCCTGTTCTCCATGTTTCTGTCTTCCATGCTTCTGTCCTCCATGCTCTTGTTCTCCATGCTCCTGTTCTCCATGCTTCTGCCTTCCATGCTCCTGTCCTCCATGCTCCTATTCTCTATGCTCGTGTTCTCCATGCTCTTGTTCTCCATGCTTCTGTCTTCCATGCTCCTGTTCTCCATGCTTCTGTCTTCCATGCTCCTGTTCTCCATGCTTCTGTCTTCCATGCTCCTGTTCTCCATGCTTCTGTCCTCCATGCACCTGTTCTCCATGCCCCTGTCCTCCATGCTTCTGTCCTCCATGCCCCTGTTCTCCATGCTTCTGTCCTTAATATCCCGCTCGCCTCCTCTCCTTCTTTCTTGGTACCTGTGTTCGTATCCCCTTGTCGCCCATACCAGCGTGTCGAGGGCGGCCCCGTCACCCTGCAGCTGCTCCACCTCTGAAGCAGCTGCCTCCGTTACAGCTGCCTCTCCTCCTGCTGCTTCCCCGCCCGCCTGGGGTATACTCCGCCCCGCCCGGCTGGGGTATACCCCAGTGCTCCCTAGACAGTATACTTACGCCCCACGCTGCCTCTGCGCTTCTTATCATGCAACATTTCAATGATAGCTCTTTGACTGGAGTTTTCCTGGACGCCAATTGGCTCATTGTGGTGGTGTTTCTGGGATATCCCCCTAGCTGGTCCACCAAATGTTTCTCATAATACTCATCTCTGTCTTACTCAGGCGGTGGATGAGTGTCTATGGCTATCTCTGTCTCACTCAGGCGGTGGATGAGTGTCTATGGCTATCTCTGTCTCACTCAGGCGGTGGATGAGTGTCTATGGCTATCTCTGTCTCACTCAGGCGGTGGAGGAGTATCTATGGCTATCTCTGTCTCACTCAGGCGGTGGATGAGTGTCTATGGCTATCTCTGTCTCACTCAGGCGGTGGATGAGTATCTATGGGTCCTATGTTGGCTACAGGAACGTTGTGGCTAATGTGTTGAATGAATGAATTATTGGGGAAAagccccaagccattacgactatatagcacttggaagggtcaggataaggatttgggatgggacaggggggggggggggaaggaatgacccctatcacttggacggtcggggattgaacgccgacctgcatgaagcgagaccgtcgttctaccgtccaacccaagtagcTGGATGGTTAATGTATTGAATACTTTCTGCGATGTTAAATCTTGGTTGGAATCTTATTTGATTTgtgactgtgcactgtgttagataatgttccagtggtctgttgtggctgtaactgtgcactgtgttagataatgttccagtggtctgttggggctgtaactgtgcactgtgttagataatgttccagtggtctgttgtggctgtaactgtacactgtgttagataatgttccagtggtctgttgtggctgtaactgtgcactgtgttagataatgttccagtggtctgttggggctgtaactgtgcactgtgttagataatgttccagtggtctgttgtggctgtaactgtacactgtgttagataatgttccagtggtctgttgtggctgtaactgtgcactgtgttagataatgttccagtggtctattGAGAATTTCTAACCCCACAATGCTGACATTTTCTCTCTCCTTGTGGATGCTGTGAGTCTATTCCCCATGCACTTGGGTCTCCAAGCCTGGTGtcgtgtaagtgtacttctgttcttCTATTGTGGTCTTTCAGCAGAATAATtgtttcgtagttggttgaattcttgtaccagcgCCCTgatcctgatgttccagctgctgtGTCGTGCTCACTGTACATATTCTGCAATGGCTTTATCTACAATTATCTCTTAATCTGGGATTTGAGTTTGTCTTATGTAAATAGCTACATTACTCCTCTTAATTGCCATCTTTTATCAACAGTATCATTGCAAGGTATTCCTACATGACTTGGCCGTCCAGCTGTTTGTTCCTGAGTGCTACTTGGCTCAGTTGTGTGTTCCTAAGTGCTTCTTTCCTTCTTGGTTCCTTCTTTCGTTCGCCTATTCTTCGtgctttcaatttctctttccgaTTTCTGTGATCATTTGGGATATTGCGTTCCCTTGTACCCCTTTATCACGTTTGTTCTTTATTTCTGTATTTATATTTTTGGGGTTTTAATATTTCATATGTAATTTCGGTTTTAAAATCTATTTTAATGTTGTTAAAGAGTGATGGAAAAAACACATAAACATATGACTGTCAAAAAGTGTCTCAACACAGAAGGAGTAAcgaccagggacacacacacacacacacacacacacacacacacacacacacacacacacacacacacacacacacacacacacacacacacacatacacacacacacatacacacacacacacacacacacacacacacacacacacacacacacacacacacacacacacacacatacagggcgccgatggctgtgtggacagcacactgggcacgtaatcctgttaccagggttcgattcccggcgccggcgagaaacaaaatgggcagtttctttcatcctgatgcttctgttacctagcagtaaataggtacctgggagttagacagctgttacgggctgtttcctgtgtgtgtgtgtgtgtgtgtgtgtgtgtgtgtgtgtgtgtgtgtgtgtgtgtgtgtgtgtgtgtgtgtgtgtgtgtgtgtgaaaaaacatCACTTAGTAGTTAGTAACTGTTGATTGACCAACAGTTAAGAGAgttgccgaaagagcagagctcaacccccacaagcacagctaggtaaatacaactaggtgaatacacacagccagagctcgaccaaagagccagacctcaacactcacaagcacaactaggtgagtaacacgGAATGATATAACAAGTGTCTGCTAGAGTTCAACTCCAGAAAATGTCAGGTAATGAATATTAATTCTGGGAACAGGAGTAGAATACAAGATTCACAACTGGGTGATGACCTCCTTTGAACTACACAGACGAAAAGCCTCGTGGCGTAACCCCGCATCGCTGCTCTTCTTAGAGGAACATCTTaactggataacatcagcggcatttaCATCTTTGCAAACTTTCAGACTACAATTAAAAAGGTGCACTCACCTGGGACGGTGTGGGGGTAGACCTGAGGGCTGCCTTGGTCCAGGTGGGATATTTTACTGTATAATctgtaaagttaaaatcctcagtgAGCCAAACTTTTCTCTTTAAAAATATTCAAGTATGACTTGAACTGTGTGTACAGTTAAGCTGTAATATAAGAACCATTACTCAGGAAAAAATCTAGCAAGGCTTATGTgaaacttggggggggggggagggcaaggGAAGGGcagtagcacagtggtctacgtcttAGGCTCACAACTAGTGGACCCGGATTGTGTTTCCGAGCGGGGCAGAAACGATTGGACAGGGTTCAGTTTCATCTGATTCCactttatctagcagtaaataggtacccgggagttagacagctgttatggataACAATAACATAACAGTGAAGTAATAACAGAACAGTTTGGTAATGATTGTCTCCCctgaacccgccaaacacacaccgaaactacgacgttggtacaacgttcgaacaagttttaacctctcctaaccagttataacaaccaatatagcaagttgtaacaacgttctaatacgtcataaacacgttaagccaagatgtaacaactttattacaagttgtaacaagcggaaaatagagacagtttcggtttgtgtttccagggatataccACGTCATTGTGGCTCCTTTGTGTACAATACATTTACATTGAGTTGAATTGCACTGACCAATGCAACCCACAATGCAACTCCTGAATGCAACAGTAACTGGAGTCTGACTGAGAGTGTATATCAGAACGTGAGGGTTTTTAATGCCAGAATTGTCGGTGTGTTTGGACTGGTGGGTACACGGAGCAGCTTCGCGTCCTGTTGCAGGGTCGCCGTTCGATCCCCCACTGATCCAGAGGGTTGGTGGGCTCCGCTGCTCTGCTCAGATCACGTGCCGCAGAGCTTTATAGAGCTCCGTTGCCACATGGCGCTCTGCCGCAAGGCTCTACAACCACTATTACAACTGCTGCCACTATTTCAACTACTACCgctacaactactaccacaataaccaccacaactaccacaataaccacaagtaccccacacaaccaccccgcCACTGCTGGTATCTGTGCACCGTAACTACAAGATCAGTGCCGTCGTTGCGAATAACACTCACCTAGATGGCGCGCAACTGATTAAATCTCATTAACGTAATTAACATACAAATTGTACGCTCCACGCCGCCTGCGTGGTCTCTGGCGTGTACGGTCCACGCCGACGCTTCCTAAATGGCTGTGGCCTTGATTCGTGGCCACTGGGGAGGACCGGACGTGTTCACATTTCTCGTGTAGTGACGGTATTCAGTTGTGTTGTTTTGGGAGGCTATCTCGCCACACTTGTTGTGGTGGGTACTGTCCATGTTGGTGCCTCGTGCTGGGTGACCCTacacgtgtctctctctctgtctctctctctgtctctctctctctctctctctctctctctctctctctctctctctctctctctctgtctctctctctctgtctttctctctctctctctctctctctctctctctctctctctctctctctctctctctctctctctctctctctctctctctctctctctctgtctttctctctctctctctctctctctctctctctctctctctctctctctctctctctctctctctctctctctctctctctctctctctctctctctgtctctctctctctgtctttctctctctctctctctctctctctctctctctctctctctctctctctctctctctctctctctctctctctctctctctctctctctctctgtcttctctctctctctctctctctctctctctctctctctctctctctctctctctctctctctctctctctctctctctctctctctctctctctctctctctctctctctctctctctctctctctctctctctctctctctctctctctctctctctctctctctctctctctctctctctctctctctctctctctctctctctctctctctctctgtctctctctctctgtctctctctctctctctctctctctgggtaatATCTACCCTCCAAAGCAGGATAATACCTGGGCAATAtctctggaagacagaggagggtatatctggacggtagagcgacggtctcgcttcctgcacgtcgtcgttcaatccccgaccgtccaagtggttgggcaccattcctttccccccgtcccatcccaaatcctgacaccttcaaagtactatatagtcgttatggcttggcgctttccccctgataattccctccctgccTCGGTTCCACTCCACCAATATTTCCCTCCGCCAAAAGCCTCTCGGGCCAAGAGCAGTCAACACCCGTAATAAAGTCTCTAAAGATCATTCCATCAACTGTGCGAGGATATTCCATCATCAACCCACCGGGGCGGAAAGATTGAACAGAACTCTCAACGCATTGTTCAGCCTCAGTTCGTGTCGGTCAGTCAAAATAGAAAGAAGAATTGCACTTCTGACAGAAAAAGCTTCATATCCCACCCCTTTGTGCACAATAAGCTGCTCCCTCATAGCTCTTCTCGCGTGACTGGCCACTTCTTTAAGTCGTTGTGTAGCTTGCTGctgttacgggttattcatgcccgtgccgcctcttgggtggcttaatctacaTCAGTCAATCTTACTGTTGAGTGCTGCTGCTGTGTGCCTGTTCAACGGAGTCCATGGGAAGCCCGCCACAGAATTCGTGTggaggaacacccccccccccccccagagagtTAGTAAGCCTGTGAAGCTCCCACAGAGTGGCCCCGAGTCTGGACAACCTCCCACAGTGTGTCCGGCAGGATGTATGTGAAGCCCCACCACAGATCGTCTGGAAGCCTGGGGAAAACCCTCTCCACAGAGCCCGGAGGCCACAGAAAAGGTTGGGCCATGTTCCACCACATCTCTCTTGCTCCATTTACTTTGAGCTAAGACAAATGTGACAGAATTTCCTCTCGAAGTGCTCGTCTCTGTCACCCTGTCTCCCATAGACGGCTCCTGGAGACGATAAAATACCGTCTACTTCAGGGCTGTCTCCCGTCCACGAGTTCACTTGACGGTAGAATACCGTATACCACAAGCTTCCTCCTGTCTACGACTCCTAGAGATAATACCGTCTACCCCTCTGACCGCCAGCCCCGTCCTCGAGTTCCGGAAAGAACAGAATTTCTCGTGTAAAAACCACGTCGACCCTGATCGAGCATTCATCCCGCATGTGTTTTCCTCGcccggtgtgcgtgtgtgtgtgtgtgtgtgtgtgtgtgtgtgtgtgtgtgtgtgtgtgtgtgtgtgtgtgtgtgtgtgtgtgtgtgtgcgtgtgtgtgtgtgtgtgcgtgaggctTATATCTTACCCAAACTTCAGAAGCTGATCTCTGCGGCCCCACGTACACTCAACCACACACAgattgtgctcacctagagggtACTTTCAGGCGAGTACAATCAGGTGAGCATAGTGTTAGTACATACCTCATCTCATACGGTCAAAGGCAGACTGCCTCACAAAGACGGTATTCTTCAAGGGGACAGGACATACGAATCTCGGAAAAAAGACGGCTTCAAAGATTCTGTCAAGTACACTACGACTTTATCACGGAGACAATTCCTGGAAA includes these proteins:
- the LOC138359220 gene encoding transcription initiation factor TFIID subunit 1-like, which translates into the protein MENRGMEDRSMEDRGMENRCMEDRSMENRSMEDRSMENRSMEDRSMENRSMEDRSMENKSMENTSIENRSMEDRSMEGRSMENRSMENKSMEDRSMEDRNMENRNMENRNMEDRSMENRSMEDRSMENKSMEDRSMENRGMENRSMENRNMEDRSIENRNMEDRSMEDRSMEDRNMENRSMENRSMEDRSMENRSMEDRSMEKKDLHSAFLLIFPPTINDAIML